The genomic region TAACACAGGAGAAAGTAAAGACATTTCTAAGAGTTTGAGGCcagagagtgacagagggaggtggagggtgtCAGTGACAAGAGATGGGCGAGCCAAGAAGGGGCACCAGTGGGGAAGACAGTAAGTACAGTTATGTGCGGGCTGAGCTTAGGTACAGGCATGAAAGGCAGGATGGCATCTCCTCCTCACATTGTCCGATTTTTGTCTGTGACACTTCAGTTACActagagacaggaaaaaaaaccaaacaccatTATAAGCAGCTCATTATAAGCAGCTCAGAATACTAGAGAGGACCTGTTAACTGAGTTCCTCTGAAGGGATCATGTGGACACTGACCTCCAAACTAGAACCAATTAGGACTGTTGAATTTAGGGAAAATTTCTATCGTATACCTTgctaaaagaaaattctttatttcaaagaGGATCAGGTATATAAATAGTAATTGTCAATTCTATCATTTGACACAGGAGAACTTTAAAATACCTTATTCATTCAGCTTTGTTCTGGCCTAGTAGGTATATTATGATGGGCTGTAGATGTACATAGAGATAGAGCCTAAATTTCAAGTTCCTGAAACTCTCCAAGTagcatttcctcatctgtgaggcAAGAGGGTTGCCCTAACTGATGCACTACTCCAAAATCCTGACAGAGAAGCCGTGTACTTTGAAGACTTCAGTTCCAACGCATACCACCAGATGTCACTGTTGCTCATCAAAAATAGGTaacttctgggggtgcctgggtggctcagtgggttaagccgatgtcttcggctcaggtcatgatctcagggtcctgggatcaagtcccacattgggctctctgctcagcagggagcctgcttccctctctctctctctctctctctctgcctacttgcgatctctgtcaaacaaataaaaaaaaaataggtaactTCTGGGAACTGACTcatatgtaaaaaaacaaaacctatttattcccattaaacaaatatttattgaacatttatatgAGACAGGCACTAATGCCAGGTGCTCTGAATGAAAAGGATCATCATGGCCTCAAAGATACtaaaggagaggggcgcctgggtggctcagtgggttaagcctctgccttcggctcaggtcatggtctcagggtcctgggatcgaggcctgtatccggctctctgctcagcagggagcctgcttcccttcctctctctctctctgcctgcctctcttcctacttgtgatctctgtcaaataaataaataaaatctttaaaaaaaaatactaaaggagaCATGGAAGCAATCACACATCAATGCCCCAATCACATAGAAATATTAAGCCAAGGAATCAAACTCTCAGTGAAAATCAACATACCATCTCTTTAAGGTACAACATTGCTTCCTGAGGTGTACTTATCTCTGATTCCAAACCTGGGTTAAGTGCCTCACCTCCcgccctcccccaacacacaccacaCTGGATGTTACTGCTGCTACCTCTCCCTAGCATTCAACAGGCTTTTTATAACCACTTAATGGCGGCCTTCCCTGCCAGACTTTCCCAAGCTTATCACTGTACCAACAGGTGTTGCAGTCATTTGTAGAGTTTCCTCCCACATCAGGTGCTGTGCTAAGATCCTTACAGTAACCACTGACTGCATTTTACCATCCCTCTCAGCCACTAATATTATTGCCATCTTACCGATGATGAAACCATGGCTACTTGGGTAATAGGTGACAGAGCTGTGAACCCAGGACTGACTTAATAAGATGTAATATCACACCCACCTAAGCCACTTTTAAGAACTTCATTATCTGATGGCAATCCATTCATCCAGCTAATTTACCACTCTCTTCCTTGAATGGGCAACCCCACCTTTAATTACATAATGCTCAGTACCCAacactttgcttttgtttgcccTAGCTTCTGGCAATGGTCCAGGCCAACTTCTCTCAAATGAGTATTTATTTGGTTTAACAAATCAGTAATATACTCATCTGATAGAACAATTTCCTGAAAATTGTTCCCAAATTTGTTCTACAGAAGGCTTATCCTTCGTGAAACAATTGCTAGGACTGCCTACCAGGATCTCCTATCAGATCTATTGGAACCTGAGAAAATAGTTCCtagtaatagtttttatttttaaagcattttttcagaCTCATATAATGACCTATAAGCTATATAGGACTGTAGAAATTACCTAGCTCACCTTCTCATTTTATACCTAAGATTGAGAAAACTCGGATTTTATCCAAGTTTAAGATTCAGtggtgagggacacctgggtggctcagttggttaagcagctgccttccactcaggtcatgatcccagcgtcctgggatcaagtcccacatcgggctccttgctccgcagggagcctgcttctccctctgactctgccttccactctgtctgcctgtgctcgctctctctcggacaaataaatacataaaatctttaaaaaaaaaaaaaaaaagattcagtggTGAGTCAAGACCATGCTGTAACCTCTTGCCtaactttattaatttatgaTAACTGCGGCCACTCAGTTTCACAAAGGCCATCATTTCTAATACCTATTGGCATCTACGACTTGACTGCCCAGGTTCCAGTCTCAAACCTATAACCCTCTCTAGCTTTGTGACCCTGGGTTAGATATTTACACTCATGCCTCAGtcttctcctctgtcaaataagcataATTCCTACCTCTTAGGATTGTTAGTAAATCTAAATGACATTATACAtgaaaagcacttagaatagtgtgtggcacatagtaaatactcaacAGATATTAACGATTATTCCTGTTTgataaatatgctttaaccatGTTCCTACCACAGgtataaaacattcttttttcttggaaCTTAATCCTTGTGTTACTAAGgaatgactgatttttttccaaattgaaatAAATACAAGGCAATTGATGTGTTCACCTTCTTTACTAACACTACATTTACCATGTTATCACCATGGAATGTAAATTTAGGTTAGACAAGAAAATTTCACAAATGTAATAAAGCATTCTGGAGTATACCAAAGTTTGTGTATTATGTCTGACCAAACTACCTTGTGAATAAATCATCAATCACTTCAACTGTAGGTAATTTGTTAACATTTATGattcttacagagaaaataaacaagcttcatacatttaaaaaagtgtttgtCACTTAACCTTTGCATTAGtacttaaaatacacatttcaacatttaaaaattattctaatacaACAGCAGCATAAATATAACTCTGCAGTTACAAAAAAAGCTAAACTGGGATCCACAGTTAGGTTATTCTCATGTTTACAACTAtgattctgaaataaatattacTCTAAACAGCTCTTTATCGGCTTTTTAGGTTTAGTTTAAATAAACGTATTTTAGGTTGTTGGGAAGCTTGCTATATTCCATGCACTGTTCTGAAAGGATTAAGAGCCAACCAGTCCTAAAAACTGAAGTACCCAATCAATCTGCAAAATAGGCAGAAAAAAGTTAAATGGGATTCCTACATAACATCAAAAGCATGTTTTGATACTAGAATCAAATCAGCAACTACGAGTACTTCAGGACTGGCACACTGTCCTCTTTCTAACTGATTTGATCATAAGAGTTTAAGGAGCATATTTTACCACTGTCCAGTCCATTTAAAAGTGAcatgtttcttattttgtgttaATGTGACTCCCCTGAATGACCTAGCTAGTTGACTGGTCACTAGTAGTCTGGTAACCAGGCAAATCAAGCCTGCAAGAAAGGAAGCCAATACTTAAACTACCATATTATCTGACCCattcaaatgatttattttcaacataaacaTATAAACTCAATATGAAATGCCTAACTAAAGcaaacaccaccaacaaaactGAGACAGCTTCTCTTCTTCTAAGGTTTAGGCTTTGCCCAGAATTCCTTGTACATGGAATACCCCatacctaaaggaaaaaaaaaaaacaaaacaaaaaaaaccagtagttaaacatttaatatttccATGATATTAAGAAAACGGAAAACAGTTCATAAAATAGCTATAAGTAGCACCTTGCTATCATGCAATATTTATAAGGGGAACAAGACCCCAGGCTATTTATACTCTTGCcttctttaaatttctgaaattctttttatacaGGTTCCCAGTAGCTCGAGGTTCTTGTGTCTACTTTAGACtactgaaatatttgttttaaagaacaattaggggcgcctgggtggctcagtgggttaagcctctgcctttggctcatatcatgatcccagggtcctgggatcaagccccacatcgggctctctgctcagccgggagcctacttcctcctctctctctctctctgcctgtcaaataaataaagaaacaatctttaaaaaaaaaaaaaaaaagaacaattaatatTAATCTTACAACTTTAAAAGGAGTCACTCTTGCCATGTAACAGTAAGTgaagtcaacaaaattaaaaagccaataaAAGACTGTAAtacctacattaaaaaaacattttctggggcacctgggtgactcagtcagttaagcacctgactcttgattttggcttaagcataatctcagggtcccgagatcaagccccgtgttggtcTCCCCATTAAATGTGGAGGctgcttagattctctctctccctctctcaaccGGTCCTACCCCCTTGggctcttaaaaaaaaccaaaaaattttgcCACTTtcaaaaattcaataaaacagTAGTCATATGTCATATGTCTCTCCCAGATAATGGCTCTTACTACCAACCCTATTTACATATTTAGACTCCAGTGAAATTATAAGTTCTATGATGGAcagaagggctttttttttcctttaaaacatgtaaaacaaataaaacatttactgtATCAGACAGTAAAAACTGTGTCACTGATTGAACTACCTttattaatacaatttttatgagaaaaaaataagtgacatTTCAAACTACTTCAAAGTCAGCTAAAAGTACCTACCTTGATTTATAAAATCTATTAATGGGAATTAGAAACTTGAAAATTTCCTCTAAGAACCTACCAAGAGTCATTGCTCCCACAACAAAGCCTTGGGCTGCCACACGCATGTGGATCAAGTGAACAGACATTTTAGTATTTCCCCTGCTCTTCAATTTATATAATCCATATGCAACAATTGCAGCAAACCCGGCCATTCCTGTGAAACAAAGAGTCACAAGTATATCATTGCATGGGGTCAGGGAAGCAAGATGACTTTACTATCAATCAATGTAAACCTCTACTATTTTTACAAAGATGTTCTATTGAGACCATTAATTAACTAACACAcaaattgagtttttaattttccctCTTAAAGTCCAAAACCCATAATTGGTAGTAAACAGTAGCAGATTCAGGAAGTTAAGATCATCTTCAAATTGTGGGCTGTGCAGCCAGGAGGATGCTTTAAGAGTGCCAAGGGAACTCTTCTCTCAGTCCTATTTCCTTCCCTGAGAGGAATCAGTTAACATAGCAGAGACTGTAATAAACCATAACTGTGAGGGTAAGCTTTTTTAGTTAGCCTTGTTGAGTCCTTCTAGCAAATCATTGAGACTGAGGGTGGTCATAGGGTCCCCCAACACATTCACTGAAATGAGAGTCAATAAATGAAGGCTGAAGACACACAGAAGAATTTTTATAGACAATGTTATATCAAGGCAATCTTACATATTTCAACAACATaggaacaaaatatatgaaaacaaatgcTTTCAGGATGTGCCTGGTGAATGAGCTGACCACACTTCTACTGATTTATAGCTTACAACAAACTGATTATTAGAATATCAAAGTCAAACTTACCAATGGGAACAAACGGTGCCTCTTTAGCTTTTCGGATAAGTTTAGATCCCTGATCTTCATCATACGAAGAAAGAGAAACATCTGTGCCGGTTGACATAGTGGCTGAAGAATCCTCCTGAAAGAGAATTTCCAGGAAGTTCTACAATTAAAAGCATCTTGAACACTGAATGGCTGGATGTACTTAAAATGCTCCTACTTTCCACCTAAAAACCTGGTATGTTGTCCATAAtgtttagaaagtattttttagaaattaactatatttttaacCTGTAGCTACCTTTAGGAAGAATTCTATTTATCCCCCCCTATTGTTTTGATGTTCATCCCATACaaccaattcttttttatttgtttatatttaagtaggctccacacccagcatggagcccaaggtggagcttgaattcacaaccctgagatcaagacctgagctgagatcagatcaagagtcagatgctaaattGACTGAGCTACGGGGCATCCCAACCAATTCCTTTTTAGCAGCACATTGTTGATAACagtgaaagttttgttttgtttttttttaagattttatttatttatttgacagacagatcacaagtaggcagagaggcaggcagagagagaggaggaagcaggctccctgctgagcggagagcccaatgcggggttccatcccaggaccccaggatcatgacctgagctgaaggcagagggtttaaccactgagccacccaggcaccccaatttttttttttaattgaaataactTTTgtcttgctttctcaaataaataaaatctttttaaaaaataaagcttttattttaaatactattgTTTACTTTTTAACCAATACTTTTAAACCATAATTTATGTTCAATTGAACACAATATagccttttggttttttttttttttttttttttttaacctagggTTATCATTTTTAACATCACTGCAGCGAAAAAACTGAACTATCCTCAGGACCTTCTTAATGAATGAATGTCTCCTAAGTTTCAGCTCTACTTTCCTTTACATACCTTACATTCCCTAGACCTCCCTCTTAaaactctctgccttcttttataGAGACCAAAGACTCCATTCTCCCTTTTTCAGTCATCTCCTTTTACAAAGGAAGCTATTTAACAGGTGTTTCATCACAATGAGAAAAATAGCAAAGTCAGTTTCACCTTTGTCACAATAAATACGTATATACTTCCCTCTTCACTGAGCTGATTTAACCGCCTGTAAATGTTACCCACAGATAAAAGAAGGGAGTCAAACACATGTTAAGTGTACAAGTCTGATTAGTGTCAGTTACAATAACTTCAAAAGTCAACTGCCCATCCCACTACCCATGTAACATCTTACCTTCACTTCTGGGTTTTTTCATGTGCATCACGCATCATACTCCCTTCAATAACAACTCTCATTCAGCACTTTGCTATTGTGAGGGTGTGAGCCATAGGTAAGACCCTCAAAAAAAAGTCAACTCTAGAGGGCGGTGTACTGCTTAGTTTGAAAAGTGAAATCATCCTTCTGAGCCCCCATCCCCATTGGGAAGAATCCAATTTTGGCGTCTGACAAAGAAAtccttaatctcaggaccctgagatcatgacctgacccaaggcagaggcttaacccactgagccaccctggcaccccaggaattatctttaaaaacaagaaaagtcagTGGTCTTTCCTCTAAACCTTCACATCTGGATCAGTATAATTTTCAACAGGTCAGTGGAGCAAAagtcttttctccctccttcaggAAGACAGAGGATGGCAGTCTCTTTCCTGTACatatatgaaagaagaaaatccactCAACTCCAGTTCTCACCTATGATACAGAATCTAAAGTTTGTATGAGTAGGTCATCTGATCAGATTTTCAGAAAGCAATCCTTAGAGTAAGAATAAGGGCGTGGGGGTAACCATGTGGTCATTATTTGCTTTCAGTGACTAAAGATAACCTGTCTCTGATGGAGAATGCCCTGTAGCACATTTAAAGACAAAAGAGGGATATAAAAAGTCCAACACTCACACCACAGATTATACtataattcaaattatatttctctACCTAACATACTATATATTCGCAACACTCCTTGCATATAAAATTTGGTAATTCTCTTCCTAATTACCATCTGACCCAAGCATTCATGATTGGCAGCCATACAAATGGAAAATggctaactttttaaaagtatcaggatcaggggtgcctgggtggctcagtgggttaaagcctctgccttcagctcaggtcatgatcccagggtcctgggatcagccccacatcgggctctctgctcagcagggagcctgcttcctcctctcactctgcctgccactctgcctgcctctctgcctacttgtgatctctgtctgtcaaataaataaataaaatctttaaaaaaaaaataaataaaataaaaatgtatcaggaTCAGTAACTAAGAATCATATAATTTGTTAATAACAACCCAAATGATTAATCCATGCCAATAGcctaattttagaggaaaagggGTTATATGAATTGTTCAACACCAAGAATATATCTCTGGCAGGCAAGGATTGAACCCAGATCTCCTGACACACGGTCCAGAGTTCTTCTGACTGACAATATATTGTCAAAGCACCAACGTTATGATGCTGATAATACACTTAAtctgaaaaagattaaaattcatttaacagAAGCCTGCATTTCTTTCAATTgtaaaaaatatgcaaatcatGCCTAAAACCAAACGGAACTTCCTTCCCTAGTGACTTAACTCACCCACCAATTTCAACTGTGCTTTGAATAGACCTTTTTCACTCGCACCACTTCtagattttcctttattttaattttctcacctGCCCATTGCAACTGACCCAGATCTCTGTCAAAAAGTTGAACAGGTACAAAAAGAGGCATCAATGACCAGATGATATTGAAAGCCAGTTTGAAAACACTAAATATTCTCTAAACTTAGTAAGATACTACTGCAGACCTTTCCAAATGCATGGGAACCTAGAAAAGACCTCAGGGAGGATGAGCTGTCCAGCGTGAGATGATGTAACAGACTGAAGGACCTTCACAGCCTGTCATTTTGGTCACAGGAACTACTAACAACAAGGGCTTCAAATTCTGATTTTCCATCAGTCACCTGTCAACTTGTTTAAAATGGCTGCAAAGGCCCCaccctggagattctgattcagaggGTATGGAGCAGGGGACCtaaggaatctgtattttaagaagCCCCCTTCGATTGATTCTGGGGCACAAGGAAATAGCAGATGCCCTGGGATATAGGACTCAAACTTGTGTGTCATGCTGGAGCCTGATGCCGCCTCGATCTGTCTGAACTTTTCCATCCAAACCGGTCGAACTCGAAAGTGCCTGCGTGCTTCTGGAAGCGTAAATCCTGCGGTGGGGACTACCCCACTGAGGGAACTAGCTGCAGCCCGCACCCGTGATGGGAGAAAGGCGAGTAACACCTCAGAATCATTTCAGCGGCTCCCAGTCTAAACCCGCGCTCTGTTTTCCTATCTCTCACTGGCTGGCTTAGCTTTCAGgatgaaatttaaattcagtcaCAGATGTAGACGCTTCCTACAGGGCCTGAGGCCTTCTTACCGTCCCAGGGTAGGACAGGGTCGCCCAGCGTGGGAGGAAACCCGCGGTTCTGGAGAAGAGTAGGGTGGTGTGGTTTTACGCCCTCAACCTTTCGAACCGCCCCACCCCGTCTCCTCCCGTGACCTTGTCTGGACTCCAAGGCCAGAGCGCTTGCCCTCCCAAGCCCTCCTCACTCACCGCGCGGGCCGGCTCTCCGGAAGGCTCCCGGCTCCGGGAACTATCCGCGCTACCGGCTCCCTGAGGTCGGCCCCAGCCCCCTCCATGGATCTCTCGTTACCGCCCCCTCCGCGAGTCTTCCCTTTCGGCCGATTCACTCCACAAGCTTCCACTTCATCCCCTCACCCGACAGGCCGTGAGACACCCCCCAAATTTCCCTGAACCAGGAGGTCGGGCCCGAGACCCGCCAATTCCTACTTGCACCCTTCAACCCGGCCATCGCCCCCCTCATCCCAGCCCCGTGGTCCCCACCACTCCCAAGGCGCGCTCGGCGCAGCCAAGCGCTGCCGCACTTCTTCCCGCCCCACGGTAGCGCAGCCTCCGCTCCCAGGATTCCCTCAAGCCTCACATACCTACAGGGACAGGACTCAGGTTCCCACTAGTTTCTGGCTCTCACCCACGCTCGCCGTCCAGCCGGCTTCTTCTCGTCCCGCCCACACCAAGCCCTAGCCAATAAGAAGCCAGCGCCCGCAGGCGAGGGTCCCGGTGGGTACGTGCGTGTGCGCCGTGGGTAGGGCGGGTCCCGGATTGGCCCGGGCGGCGCGCGTGGGCGGTGGCTCCGTGTCTCCGGCTCTCGCGTAGGGATCTCGTCTTGCGTGAGAGTTCAGCGTCAGGGCTTTGCCTGAGAGTTCTGCGTCAGGGCTTCGCGCAGGCGCTCTTCTGCGCCCTGGCTCCCAGCCGGGCGGAACCTCAGATTTCTGTCGCGCTTTTCCTTTCGTGCAGCCGCGGCGAGCATTGCGAACATTGTGTTCCGCgcgcgggaggggcggggccgggcctgAGGCGTTTCGGCCGCAGCCAGTCCTTGGGAGGCTCGGGGGGGATGTCTCTGTGTTCCGGGGCGCCGGCCGCGGTGAGGCGAAGGAGCGCTCGTCCGTTCCGTTCCCCTGGTGGTTCTGTGCTGCCGCGAACGTGCGCTGTCGGGCTTCTCGCGGAGCTTTTCTTGGGGTTTACAGTGTGGTGAGGGGCAGCCATTAGTCGCAAGCATGGGGTCGCTAGAGGAGACCTCACCCTGAAGGGGGGAGGTTTCTCTGGGAAGTGTCAGCGGCCCTTGGTGACGGTGAACTTGGGGAGACAGCCCGTAACTTGTTCGTAGGACATAGCCAGTCTCTATGGCGAATTGAGGCAAAGCATCAACGACTGTGCCCCCGGGGAGTTGCGGCTAAATTAGAATCCCGTAGTAGAACCGCGAATTGAGGCGTATTGCCCATGCTGTATCACACAGGTAGGAACTTTGTGACACGGCCTCGGGACTTGGAAAAATCCTTTGTCTCATAATTAAGACACATGTAGGAAACATTCATGCTATGGGTGATGAATGAAAACCCCCATACCTTGATTATATGGTATGTTTTCAGCTACTTGAAGGCACATACTTTGTCTGGCTCATGCCCATCTCCGAGCATTGTCTTTGAGCTCAGTAGGAGCCCAATGGAAGGGCTGCAAAAATAAGTAGGGATAATCAGGGTCTTACTTAGGATAATTAAAACGGCAAAAGAGCCCGAGAGATTTGAATATGAAGGCAAGTCCTCAAGTCCTGTGATTCTGGAAATACAAAGGCTGACAGCCGCCCTGAGCGCATTTATTCCTGAAGGGGGTTTGTATAAATCAAAATAAGGTTAGCTCATTTCCAGAGAATGAGATTTGGGAGCAGGGAAACTTGAGTGGCAGCCCCAGGCTGGCCACGTAGTAGTCATGACTGACGGCTTTACCTCTCAAAActtcactttcttcctttgtaaaatgtccataatagtgGTGCCGGTTAGTGAGGAAATAACACCTCACCTTcccccccaaccgcagggtacatagcctgccatccctcacagccCCCCAGgtagcagctcttcctgcccctgggttctgtccctgtgctttaataaaccaccattttgaaCCAAatatgtctcaagaattctttctcagtcatcggctccagacagcccaccgaacctcacctaggttctagaacttcatcaccaggactctgggatcatgacctgagccaaaggcagaggctttagctcactgagccacccagggatcccatCTGCAGGTATTTTTGAAACCACAGTTCAAAGTCCCTTTCAGCAATCACTGGACATGTATATTGTGTCGGGCACTGTTCTGGATTCAGAAGTTAAAGACTTAGTTCCTTCTCTAAGATGATGTATAATCTTTTTAGGTAGAAAGAACAGGTATAGAAAAACACCAAAGACAGTTGATGATAAGTGCTTTGAATGCAGCTTCAGGTAGATATCCTAGTGAATGCGCAGTTTCAGAGAGGGCTTCTTGGGACTGGGACTTGAATGAGTGAACTTTGAAGAATGATGATTAGCATGTAAATAAGTTGGGAGACTCAGAAAGAGGAAACAATGGGCAGAGGAATAGCAGTAGACCGTGGAATTGTAGCTCCAGCATAGACAAtgagtggggaaaagaaaaaaaaaattgtgactaaAGCAGAATCAGAATAATGGGAAGTAGGTTTAAGCTACATGGGAGAGGAATTTAAACACTGATTAACTTGCACAGTATTCTATTAGGTGGCCCTTGAAGATTTTGGAGCAGGATGTTGACAAGAATACTTTTGAGGTA from Mustela erminea isolate mMusErm1 chromosome 1, mMusErm1.Pri, whole genome shotgun sequence harbors:
- the HIGD1A gene encoding HIG1 domain family member 1A, mitochondrial, with translation MSTGTDVSLSSYDEDQGSKLIRKAKEAPFVPIGMAGFAAIVAYGLYKLKSRGNTKMSVHLIHMRVAAQGFVVGAMTLGMGYSMYKEFWAKPKP